A part of Criblamydia sequanensis CRIB-18 genomic DNA contains:
- a CDS encoding GNAT family N-acetyltransferase — protein MNEAPPFSKEGQYNGRVQISLFHSWYPSSKPSEPESLPILFPSIESKRLSILPFTEPYKEEFKAKFNHRFSSSFPDQEEIATISRILEQELSISGSVAEALINKDSLRILENNPLTGYRLIEKGSNKIIGRVCMEEYAKGRVKCDIVLDKDYQNQQYGKEAAITMLFFAIEYVSRSDLSEKGRVQSFVSILDGNDERSIKLAKYLGMVAHNNPKELELDELASHQQVYEIPTDYLNAVYRTRFIKLDQRSLLDNSHAKNWTRH, from the coding sequence ATGAATGAAGCTCCCCCATTCTCAAAAGAAGGTCAATACAACGGTCGTGTTCAAATAAGTCTCTTTCACTCCTGGTACCCTTCCTCTAAACCCTCTGAACCGGAAAGCCTGCCTATTTTATTTCCCAGTATTGAAAGCAAACGCCTTTCCATCCTCCCTTTTACCGAACCCTATAAAGAAGAATTCAAAGCCAAATTCAATCATAGATTTTCATCCTCATTTCCAGATCAAGAAGAGATAGCAACAATTAGTCGAATTCTTGAGCAAGAGCTCAGTATTAGTGGAAGTGTTGCAGAGGCTCTCATAAATAAGGATTCACTCCGAATTTTAGAAAATAATCCTCTCACGGGATATCGACTCATTGAGAAAGGATCTAATAAAATCATCGGCAGAGTTTGCATGGAAGAGTATGCTAAGGGCCGAGTTAAATGCGATATAGTCTTGGATAAGGACTATCAAAATCAACAATATGGAAAGGAAGCCGCCATTACGATGCTTTTTTTTGCTATAGAATACGTCTCAAGAAGTGATTTAAGTGAAAAAGGTCGTGTTCAGAGTTTTGTTTCGATCCTAGATGGAAATGATGAACGTAGTATAAAACTCGCTAAATATTTGGGAATGGTAGCTCATAATAATCCAAAGGAATTGGAGCTTGATGAATTGGCGTCGCATCAACAAGTCTACGAAATACCCACCGACTACCTTAACGCGGTTTATAGAACCCGCTTTATAAAGCTCGATCAGCGAAGCCTTTTAGATAACTCTCACGCTAAAAATTGGACGCGTCATTAA
- a CDS encoding methyltransferase domain-containing protein → MTSTWKELHDYYKGQDWTLKPSIFAETVKEYLTNGGKILELGSGLGQDSLFFLNHGFEVVSTDIDPSPLEEIVSKLTEEKKTQISVKKIDLNNCLPFEDNSFDCVYAHLSLHYFNIEITTQIFREIERILKPGALITFLSNSIHDPEIKEGMFLEKNFYNIRGVSKRYFSVEFTRKVTKNFEVHLLDDLGQTYKDEAKGVKNLIRFIGRKPVERNFGAALPFVAGIIERTHDGVLEVLIQTRWKPSSDPVYTGTLEFPAGSLDRPYETVYEAMAREIDEECGLRLKKIKHEDKTEIYEPNFDAAFGFKSFCCTQQLKGGKPWIGFIFICEVEDAEPKLESDESRDIGWMKAKEMKEIFLTSPEKIFTLELPAWEYYFKERNI, encoded by the coding sequence ATGACATCGACTTGGAAGGAATTACATGACTATTATAAGGGACAGGATTGGACGTTAAAGCCTTCAATTTTTGCTGAAACCGTGAAAGAATACCTCACCAATGGTGGTAAGATTTTAGAATTGGGATCAGGGCTTGGTCAGGATAGTCTTTTTTTCCTAAATCATGGATTTGAAGTTGTAAGCACAGATATAGATCCAAGTCCGCTTGAAGAGATTGTTTCTAAACTTACTGAAGAAAAGAAAACTCAAATCAGTGTTAAGAAAATTGATTTAAATAATTGTTTGCCTTTTGAAGATAATTCTTTTGATTGCGTTTACGCTCATTTGTCTCTTCATTATTTTAATATAGAAATCACCACTCAAATCTTTCGTGAGATAGAGAGAATTTTAAAACCGGGAGCCCTAATAACCTTTCTCTCCAACTCAATTCATGATCCGGAAATTAAAGAAGGTATGTTTCTTGAGAAAAATTTCTACAACATAAGAGGGGTTTCTAAACGCTATTTTAGCGTTGAATTTACAAGAAAAGTAACAAAAAATTTTGAAGTTCATTTGCTTGATGATTTAGGTCAAACCTATAAAGATGAAGCAAAAGGCGTTAAAAATCTGATTCGTTTTATTGGAAGGAAACCTGTAGAGAGAAATTTCGGAGCAGCTCTTCCTTTTGTGGCAGGAATAATTGAACGGACTCATGATGGGGTTTTAGAGGTTCTTATCCAAACGAGATGGAAGCCAAGTAGCGACCCTGTTTATACAGGCACTTTGGAATTTCCGGCAGGTTCATTAGATAGGCCCTATGAAACTGTTTATGAAGCGATGGCTCGTGAAATTGATGAGGAATGCGGTTTAAGGCTAAAAAAAATTAAACACGAAGATAAAACTGAGATTTATGAGCCCAATTTTGATGCTGCCTTTGGATTTAAATCTTTTTGTTGCACTCAGCAGCTAAAAGGTGGCAAGCCTTGGATAGGCTTTATTTTCATTTGCGAGGTTGAAGACGCGGAGCCAAAGCTTGAATCAGACGAAAGCCGAGATATCGGCTGGATGAAAGCTAAGGAGATGAAGGAAATCTTCCTCACTTCTCCAGAAAAAATATTTACTTTAGAATTACCTGCGTGGGAATATTATTTTAAAGAAAGAAACATTTAA
- a CDS encoding DMT family transporter encodes MILVFLLYALFALVFIVEKMCFQYSSILFLVGSRMFFAGLLMLVCYFFFTNKKKMLSTSILLRLLSLGVINIYFTNIFEAYALKYLYTYKTCLIYNLSPFISAVFSYFIFSEVLNLKKCLGLIIGFIGFLPLILAKSIDESKGEIPFISWPELSMVMAVVCSVYGWILLKQAVQKEDCHPLLANGISMVAGGFLSLGHSYVMEDWNPFPVLNWKYFLIFSSILLIVSNLICYNLYAFLLKKYSATFLSFAGFSTPFFTATLGWFFLSENILWQFYLSIIIIAFGLYLFSLEERKLEISMKAIS; translated from the coding sequence ATGATTTTAGTTTTTCTTCTCTACGCTTTATTTGCACTCGTTTTTATTGTGGAAAAAATGTGCTTCCAATATTCCTCGATCCTTTTTTTGGTAGGTTCGAGGATGTTTTTTGCCGGGTTATTAATGTTAGTTTGCTATTTTTTTTTTACGAACAAAAAAAAGATGCTTTCCACAAGCATATTATTGAGGCTTTTATCTCTCGGCGTAATTAATATTTACTTCACAAATATTTTTGAAGCCTATGCTTTAAAATATCTATACACTTATAAAACCTGTCTGATTTATAACCTCTCACCTTTCATCTCAGCTGTATTTTCCTATTTTATTTTTTCTGAAGTGTTAAATTTAAAAAAATGTCTCGGATTAATCATTGGATTTATAGGATTTCTACCACTCATTTTAGCGAAGTCCATTGACGAATCAAAAGGTGAAATTCCTTTTATTTCATGGCCTGAGCTTTCTATGGTCATGGCCGTTGTTTGCAGCGTATATGGCTGGATACTTTTAAAACAGGCGGTTCAAAAAGAAGATTGCCATCCTCTTTTAGCAAATGGCATTAGCATGGTGGCAGGCGGTTTTTTATCTCTTGGCCATTCTTATGTGATGGAGGACTGGAACCCATTTCCAGTTTTGAATTGGAAATACTTTCTTATTTTTTCTTCCATTCTTCTTATTGTATCAAACTTAATTTGCTATAATCTCTATGCCTTTTTATTAAAAAAATATTCAGCCACATTCCTATCTTTTGCCGGGTTTTCAACGCCATTTTTTACTGCCACCTTAGGATGGTTTTTTTTAAGTGAAAACATATTATGGCAATTTTATTTATCTATAATAATTATCGCTTTTGGGCTTTACCTTTTTTCACTAGAAGAGAGAAAACTAGAAATTAGCATGAAAGCTATCAGTTAA
- a CDS encoding carcinine hydrolase/isopenicillin-N N-acyltransferase family protein has product MQATHNCIDSSKKIPFVSTYSPTKKFLHDNPLALKVTLIFFTWLGLVMAYSGLSNSNYYQLFTGLQLTIGSLLANATAPFFIPPTHNPSDKAFQEACCRGVHLVYKGNLPLLIIPKEVSSYDAGYARGFMMAPQIKKMIGLNNFAFCTLMGFPKEIPLVAEKMKSVIPEKYLAEMQGLVDGYNKKREGWNFLKGEPLTLEWIIYFNMLPDMGSMDYKNAEIWLKRQKEAMGCTVVMDGDDLESGPTVLRTVDWNSMGIFGTVSFVELRETSCGIRTINQSCPLLVGYLTSLNEKGLFGSLNVAIGMTDYPEKMPIVFYLRHLIESCVNVEEALRFCQEKALSSSNLCFADKHDGKSVHLMQMPNGSNNEREWDKKKPLVTLNFRYAPDPTRPTPTNSWEREGEIHNKYLKFHDKNILNAKERLQKIRSGREVNNARTISTAIIKPNESFSISFDNGYAGSEKLMEVPLKSWFGRDLNIKNYDDFKMKN; this is encoded by the coding sequence ATGCAGGCGACACATAATTGTATAGACTCCTCTAAAAAAATCCCATTTGTTTCAACCTACTCTCCAACCAAAAAATTTCTTCATGATAATCCGTTAGCTTTAAAAGTCACTTTAATTTTTTTTACGTGGCTTGGACTTGTAATGGCGTATTCGGGCCTTTCAAATAGTAATTATTATCAACTTTTTACAGGTCTTCAATTAACGATTGGGTCTCTTTTGGCCAATGCAACTGCTCCCTTTTTTATTCCCCCAACCCACAATCCTTCAGACAAAGCCTTTCAGGAAGCTTGTTGTAGAGGCGTTCACTTGGTCTATAAAGGGAATTTGCCTCTTCTTATAATTCCCAAAGAAGTAAGTTCTTATGATGCAGGTTATGCAAGAGGGTTTATGATGGCCCCGCAAATAAAAAAAATGATCGGTTTAAATAATTTTGCCTTTTGCACTTTGATGGGGTTCCCAAAAGAAATTCCTCTTGTTGCTGAAAAAATGAAAAGCGTCATTCCCGAAAAGTACTTAGCGGAAATGCAGGGGCTTGTAGACGGCTATAATAAGAAAAGGGAAGGCTGGAATTTTTTGAAAGGCGAACCGCTAACTTTGGAATGGATAATTTATTTCAACATGCTGCCGGATATGGGCAGCATGGATTATAAAAATGCGGAAATTTGGCTCAAAAGGCAAAAAGAAGCCATGGGATGCACGGTTGTTATGGACGGGGATGATTTAGAAAGCGGCCCGACAGTGCTTCGTACTGTAGACTGGAATTCGATGGGTATTTTTGGAACCGTTTCGTTTGTAGAACTAAGAGAAACTTCTTGCGGAATAAGGACAATTAACCAAAGCTGTCCCTTGCTTGTCGGCTATCTTACGTCCCTTAATGAAAAAGGCTTATTTGGGTCTCTTAATGTAGCTATAGGCATGACTGATTATCCTGAAAAAATGCCTATAGTTTTCTATTTAAGACATCTCATAGAAAGCTGTGTGAATGTTGAGGAAGCTTTGCGGTTTTGCCAGGAGAAAGCTCTAAGCTCATCTAATCTTTGTTTTGCGGATAAACATGATGGCAAAAGTGTTCATTTGATGCAGATGCCTAATGGTTCCAATAATGAAAGAGAGTGGGATAAAAAGAAACCCCTTGTGACTTTAAATTTTAGATATGCTCCAGATCCAACAAGACCAACACCCACAAACAGTTGGGAGCGAGAAGGTGAAATTCACAATAAATACCTTAAATTTCATGATAAAAATATATTAAACGCGAAAGAAAGATTGCAAAAAATAAGATCCGGCCGTGAAGTAAATAACGCTAGAACTATAAGCACAGCTATTATTAAACCCAATGAATCATTTTCTATTTCATTTGATAATGGATATGCAGGCTCTGAAAAGCTTATGGAAGTGCCGCTTAAAAGTTGGTTTGGAAGAGATTTAAATATAAAAAACTATGACGATTTTAAAATGAAAAATTAA
- a CDS encoding DUF2905 domain-containing protein: MELSMSENFGKIILMAGILLCIVGLLFLFNNKIGGFLGNLPGDYSYKGKGGSFYFPIMTSIILSIILTVVLNLFFWFFRK, translated from the coding sequence ATGGAATTGTCGATGTCGGAAAATTTTGGTAAAATAATTTTGATGGCCGGAATCCTTCTTTGTATTGTCGGACTCCTTTTTTTATTCAATAATAAAATCGGGGGATTTCTCGGAAATTTACCCGGAGATTATAGTTATAAAGGGAAGGGCGGTTCTTTTTATTTCCCTATAATGACTTCAATTATTCTAAGCATAATTCTTACTGTTGTCTTAAATTTATTTTTTTGGTTTTTTAGAAAGTAA